A single genomic interval of Mesoplodon densirostris isolate mMesDen1 chromosome 8, mMesDen1 primary haplotype, whole genome shotgun sequence harbors:
- the LOC132495491 gene encoding GTP-binding protein Di-Ras3-like: MGSSCFGLKEWLMKRLRPLPTLTVIRTCLPQRRSRDFRVVVLGSAGVGKSTLVQRCVRGNFRETYLPTIEDTHLQALGCSHKAGALHTTDTTGGRRYRGLQRLAIARGHAFILVYSVTKKQTLEELKPLYELIRQLKGNNPQKCAIILVGNKCNESHREVTEKEGAAYASEWNCAFLETSAKMNINVQELF, translated from the coding sequence ATGGGCAGCTCCTGCTTTGGCCTCAAGGAATGGCTGATGAAGCGGCTGCGGCCTCTGCCTACCTTGACCGTCATCCGTACCTGCCTCCCCCAGAGGAGGAGCAGAGATTTCCGCGTGGTGGTGCTCGGCTCGGCCGGCGTGGGCAAGAGCACACTGGTGCAGAGGTGCGTGCGCGGCAACTTCCGTGAGACGTATCTGCCGACCATCGAAGATACCCACCTCCAGGCACTGGGCTGCAGCCACAAGGCGGGCGCACTGCATACCACCGACACCACCGGCGGCCGCCGCTACCGGGGCCTGCAACGCCTCGCCATTGCCAGGGGTCACGCCTTCATCCTGGTCTACTCCGTCACCAAGAAGCAAACCCTGGAGGAGCTGAAGCCCCTCTATGAGCTGATCCGTCAACTCAAAGGCAACAACCCACAAAAGTGCGCCATCATCCTGGTGGGCAACAAGTGCAATGAGAGCCACCGGGAGGTGACTGAGAAGGAAGGTGCTGCCTACGCGTCGGAGTGGAATTGTGCCTTCTTGGAGACCTCTGCCAAGATGAATATCAATGTGCAGGAGCTGTTCTAG